A region of Thermothielavioides terrestris NRRL 8126 chromosome 6, complete sequence DNA encodes the following proteins:
- a CDS encoding 60S ribosomal protein L3: MSHRKYEAPRHGSLAFLPRKRAARHRGKVKSFPKDDPKKPVHLTAAMGYKAGMTTIVRDLDRPGAKAHKKEIVEAVTIIDTPPMIVVGLVGYIETPRGLRSLTTVWAEHLSDEVKRRFYKNWYKSKKKAFTKYAKKHSENNGASITRELERIKKYCTVVRVLAHTQIRKTPLKQKKAHLMEIQINGGSVADKVDFGYGLFEKPVSIDTIFEKDEMIDVIAVTKGHGFVGVTARWGTKKLPRKTHKGLRKVACIGAWHPSHVQWTVARAGQMGYHHRTSVNHKIYRIGKGDADDNAATEVDVTKKKITPMGGFVRYGEVNNDYVMVKGSVPGVKKRVMTLRKSMFTHTSRKALEKVELKWIDTSSEFGHGAFQTPAEKKQYQGTLKKDLAASS; encoded by the exons ATGTCTCACCGGA AGTACGAGGCCCCTCGCCATGGCTCTCTGGCGTTCCTGCCGCGgaagcgcgccgcccgccacaGGGGCAAGGTCAAGTC CTTCCCCAAGGACGACCCCAAGAAGCCCGTCCACCTGACGGCCGCCATGGGCTACAAGGCCGGCATGACCACGATCGTTCGCGACCTCGACCGTCCGGGTGCGAAGGCTCACAAGAAGGAGATCGTGGAGGCCGTGACAATCATTGATACCCCACCT ATGATAGTTGTGGGTCTGGTTGGC TACATCGAGACTCCCCGCGGCCTGCGCTCCCTGACCACCGTATGGGCGGAGCACCTGAGCGACGAGGTCAAGCGTCGGTTCTACAAGAACTGGTACaagagcaagaagaaggcctTCACCAAGTACGCCAAGAAGCACTCGGAGAACAACGGCGCGTCCATCAcgcgcgagctggagcgcaTCAAGAAGTACTGCACCGTCGTCCGCGTCCTGGCGCACACCCAGATCCGCAAGACGCCGCTCAAGCAGAAGAAGGCCCACCTCATGGAGATCCAGATCAACGGCGGCTCCGTCGCCGACAAGGTCGACTTCGGCTACGGCCTCTTCGAGAAGCCCGTCTCGATCGACACCATCTTCGAGAAGGACGAGATGATCGACGTCATCGCCGTCACCAAGGGCCACGGCTTCGTCGGTGTTACCGCCCGCTGGGGTACCAAGAAGCTGCCGCGCAAGACTCACAAGGGTCTCCGCAAGGTTGCCTGTATCGGTGCCTGGCACCCGTCCCACGTCCAGTGGACGGTTGCCCGTGCCGGTCAGATGGGTTACCACCACCGTACCTCGGTCAACCACAAGATCTACCGCATCGGCAAGGGCGATGCGGACGACAATGCGGCCACCGAGGTCGACGTCACCAAGAAGAAGATCACTCC CATGGGTGGCTTTGTTCGCTACGGCGAGGTCAACAACGACTACGTCATGGTCAAGGGCTCCGTTCCGGGTGTCAAGAAGCGTGTCATGACTCTCCGCAAGTCGATGTTCACGCACACGTCGAGGAAGGCGCTCGAGAAGGTGGAGCTCAAATGGATCGACACGTCGTCCGAGTTCGGTCACGGTGCTTTCCAGACCCCGGCGGAGAAGAAGCAGTACCAGGGTACGCTCAAGAAGGACCTGGCCGCCAGCTCATAA